A segment of the Streptomyces sp. ITFR-21 genome:
TCGAGCAGGACGTGGCCGCCCTGCGCGCGATCCCCGCGCTTGCCGCCCGCTATCTGCCCGCCGACGTCGAAGTGCACGCCGTCCTGCACGAGTTCATGGGGGTCTTCCCCAGGGAGCGGTCCAACGCGGAGGACCTCATCCTCTACGGCGCGCTGGTCGCCCGGCTCGGCGGCGCCGCCAAACTGATCACCAAGACCTACCAGGAGGCGTACGGCATCCCCGACACCCGGGCCGGCATCGACGGGCTGCTGCTGGCCTCGCGGGCCAACTCCCCGCTGCTGGGCTTCATCAAGGTCGACGAGGAGCGTGTCGGGTGGGAGCTGGAGTGGATCCTCCGGGAGGTGGCGGAGATCGTGGAGCCGGTGCTCTGCGCCGCCGACCTGTACCAGGAGATCGTGGCCGCCTTCCAGGAGGGCAGGCTGGACATCCCTTTCAGTGCCAGCCGCTACGCCCGCTCGGAGGTCGTCCCGCGCCGGGCGGCCGACGGCGCCATCCGCTACCACGCCGCCGGATCGCTGCCGTTCTCCGCCGGCACCCGCCGCCACAACGAGCGCAGCCTCGCCGCGGACGGCGGCCCGCGCGGCGGCGACCTGCTGAAGGGGCTCACCGCGGACATCAACTATTTTCTGCATGAGTTCGGCGAGAGCCCCGCCGCACCCTCATGAGAGACCGCGAGTCCACCGCCCCGCCGCACGCCGACGGGGCGGGCACGCTCCAGGAGTGGGAGAAGACCATGCAGTCCATCCGCGTCGCCAGGCCCGGCGGAGCAGCCGAACTCCGGTACACCGAGACCGCGACGCCGGTGCCGGCCGAGGGCCAGGTGCTGGTGCGCAACGCCGCCGTCGGCGTCAACTTCACCGATGTCTACTACCGCGACGGCACCTACCCCCTCCAGGCCCCCTTCACCCCGGGCCAGGAGGCGGCCGGCGTGGTCGCGGCCGTCGGCGCCGGGGTGACCGGGTTCGCGCCGGGGGCACCGGTGGCGTACGCCACCCAGCTGGGCGCGTACGCCGAGTACACGCTGGCCGAACAGGACCGGCTGATCCCGCTCCCGGACGGCGTCGATCCGGTGCTGGCCGCGACCGTCACGCTGCAGGGACTGGCCGCGTACTACCTCACCCACCAGACGCACCCGGTCGCCGAGGGCGAGACCGTGGTGGTGCTCGCCGCGGCGGGCGGCCTCGGCTCGCTGCTGGTCCAGCTGGCGGCGGCCCGCGGCGCCACCGTGATCGCCGTCGCCTCCACCGCCGAGAAGGA
Coding sequences within it:
- a CDS encoding quinone oxidoreductase family protein, with translation MRDRESTAPPHADGAGTLQEWEKTMQSIRVARPGGAAELRYTETATPVPAEGQVLVRNAAVGVNFTDVYYRDGTYPLQAPFTPGQEAAGVVAAVGAGVTGFAPGAPVAYATQLGAYAEYTLAEQDRLIPLPDGVDPVLAATVTLQGLAAYYLTHQTHPVAEGETVVVLAAAGGLGSLLVQLAAARGATVIAVASTAEKEKTARAAGARHTLGYDGFDEAVLELTGGRGARVVYDSVGAPTYRASLRSLGRRGLLALCGASGGAVASVDVETLRGGSLFVTRPAMKDYLYDAATLRTAGSAVFRHLADGVLRPHVHAELPLRDAEQAHRLLESRATTGKLLLIP